From the Thermovirga lienii DSM 17291 genome, one window contains:
- a CDS encoding selenocysteine-specific translation elongation factor (PFAM: Elongation factor Tu domain 2; Elongation factor Tu GTP binding domain; Elongation factor SelB, winged helix~TIGRFAM: selenocysteine-specific elongation factor SelB; small GTP-binding protein domain; translation elongation factor TU~COGs: COG3276 Selenocysteine-specific translation elongation factor~InterProIPR018247: IPR000795: IPR005225: IPR004535: IPR 004161: IPR015191~KEGG: aco:Amico_1156 selenocysteine-specific translation elongation factor~PFAM: protein synthesis factor GTP-binding; elongation factor Tu domain 2 protein; Elongation factor SelB winged helix 3~SPTR: Selenocysteine-specific translation elongation factor;~TIGRFAM: selenocysteine-specific translation elongation factor; small GTP-binding protein), giving the protein MSVPEGRNKVFEFPIILGTAGHIDHGKTTLIKALTGVDCDRLAEEKKRGITIELGFAPLVLPDGRTVSVVDVPGHEKFIRQMVAGAAGIDAVIFVVAADEGVKAQTKEHLEILQLLGVKEGIVVVTKSDLVDEELLELALEEIKDEIRGTFLEGKPILCVSAISGKGLDALLKEIQALLDRVKPKSTEGAFFLPIDRAFQIKGVGTVVTGTAYRGTVDKNTQLEVLPLGREALVKSIQVHERSVPKAIAGQRVAIGLSGVSVDDLSRGDVLCEKEIFLPTRCLDVSLELLPSNKTPLRHWQRVRLHTGTSDVIARVSFLDRTSLSPGERCYAQLLTEEEIVATERQPFIIRFYSPLRTIGGGKVLYPYGEKPRGKKGRSEYIHFMSKIDSCTLPSELLLLHLKKNKWSTVRNLSIKLQQKHDYTKNLIDVLAKEKRLIALDAPDIEVLDIEVYEGLKDEIVRILKEYHEMEPESNGLPYELLFQRTSLRFPLRAARKITDKLIEEGILKETSGKVSIVDFEPVKEGKINELGAQIMEFCAKQGVNMATIEEIKKIFKDSQVDRALSMLKDTNKIFIASGGYVVDVNTLRKVINLLDGLGDITVGSVRDATGSSRKYILPLLELLDSLGITRRVQDKRILKRRDLP; this is encoded by the coding sequence ATGAGCGTTCCTGAAGGCAGAAATAAAGTTTTTGAATTCCCGATAATACTCGGTACAGCGGGGCATATAGATCATGGTAAAACCACTCTCATAAAGGCCCTTACGGGGGTGGATTGCGATAGATTAGCGGAAGAGAAGAAACGAGGTATAACCATTGAGCTTGGATTCGCTCCTTTAGTGTTACCAGATGGCAGAACTGTAAGTGTCGTTGATGTTCCTGGTCATGAAAAGTTTATAAGGCAAATGGTTGCAGGGGCTGCTGGAATTGATGCTGTCATTTTTGTAGTTGCCGCCGATGAAGGAGTTAAGGCTCAAACAAAGGAACACCTTGAGATACTGCAGCTTCTTGGGGTAAAGGAAGGAATAGTTGTAGTAACTAAATCTGACTTGGTGGATGAAGAGCTCTTGGAGTTAGCGTTGGAAGAGATCAAAGACGAAATAAGGGGAACTTTTTTGGAAGGTAAGCCTATTTTGTGCGTTTCCGCGATCTCTGGTAAGGGGCTTGATGCTCTGTTAAAGGAGATCCAGGCTTTGTTAGATCGGGTGAAACCCAAAAGTACAGAGGGCGCTTTTTTCTTGCCCATAGATAGAGCTTTTCAAATAAAAGGTGTTGGTACCGTTGTCACCGGTACTGCTTATCGAGGAACAGTAGATAAAAATACGCAACTGGAAGTCCTGCCATTAGGGAGAGAAGCTTTGGTAAAGTCCATACAAGTCCATGAAAGATCGGTTCCTAAGGCAATAGCAGGACAAAGGGTTGCCATAGGGCTTTCAGGCGTCTCCGTTGATGACTTGAGCCGTGGCGATGTGCTATGCGAAAAGGAAATATTTTTGCCTACCCGGTGTCTTGATGTAAGCCTTGAGCTTTTACCTTCGAATAAAACCCCCTTGCGACACTGGCAAAGGGTGAGACTTCATACGGGCACGTCGGATGTAATTGCCAGGGTTTCATTTTTAGATAGAACCAGCTTGTCGCCTGGAGAAAGATGCTATGCCCAACTTCTAACGGAAGAGGAAATAGTAGCTACAGAAAGACAGCCATTTATTATTCGATTTTACAGCCCCCTTAGGACGATAGGTGGAGGAAAGGTCTTATACCCTTATGGTGAAAAGCCTAGGGGTAAAAAAGGCAGGAGTGAATATATCCATTTTATGTCAAAGATTGATTCATGCACCTTGCCTTCTGAGCTTCTTCTGCTTCACTTGAAAAAGAATAAATGGAGTACAGTAAGGAATTTGTCCATAAAACTGCAGCAAAAACATGACTACACTAAGAATCTGATAGATGTGTTAGCGAAGGAAAAGCGCTTGATTGCCCTGGACGCACCTGATATAGAAGTTTTAGATATTGAGGTTTATGAAGGCTTAAAAGATGAGATTGTGAGAATATTGAAAGAATACCACGAGATGGAGCCAGAGAGTAATGGTTTGCCGTACGAACTGCTCTTTCAGAGAACAAGCTTAAGGTTCCCTCTTAGGGCTGCGAGGAAAATTACAGATAAGCTCATAGAAGAGGGAATCTTAAAAGAGACCTCTGGGAAGGTAAGCATTGTTGATTTTGAACCTGTAAAAGAAGGCAAAATAAACGAACTTGGGGCTCAAATAATGGAGTTTTGCGCGAAGCAGGGCGTCAACATGGCGACTATAGAGGAAATAAAAAAGATTTTTAAAGACAGTCAAGTAGATAGGGCGCTCAGTATGCTGAAGGATACCAATAAAATATTCATAGCATCTGGGGGATATGTCGTTGACGTCAACACATTGAGGAAAGTCATAAATCTTCTTGATGGTCTAGGAGATATCACAGTTGGGTCTGTAAGAGATGCTACAGGAAGCAGCAGAAAATATATACTACCTTTATTGGAGCTTTTGGATTCATTAGGTATAACGAGGAGAGTTCAAGATAAAAGAATATTGAAAAGAAGAGATTTACCATAA
- a CDS encoding L-seryl-tRNA(Sec) selenium transferase (PFAM: L-seryl-tRNA selenium transferase~TIGRFAM: seryl-tRNA(sec) selenium transferase~COGs: COG1921 Selenocysteine synthase [seryl-tRNASer selenium transferase]~InterPro IPR004534: IPR018319~KEGG: aco:Amico_1157 L-seryl-tRNA selenium transferase~PFAM: Pyridoxal phosphate-dependent transferase~PRIAM: L-seryl-tRNA(Sec) selenium transferase~SPTR: L-seryl-tRNA(Sec) selenium transferase;~TIGRFAM: L-seryl-tRNA selenium transferase) produces MKPEINKLLREIPSMDELLARSWVAPYEEKLGRNTVKSVFADVIGEYRKEILKGTKKGINVPELEKEVIKRLERYKRNSLRRVINATGVVVHTNLGRSCLSEEVIKAVSEVARGYSNLEYDLEKGERGQRLDHVEWLLCQLTGADGAVVVNNNAGAVLLCLSALAQGGQAIISRGELVEIGGSFRIPEIMAQSGVEMVEVGTTNKTHIKDYREAITERTKMLLKVHPSNFRIIGFQSVPSREELAEVAKENDLVFMEDLGSGVLVDLSVCGLKGEPTVANCVRSNVDVVTFSGDKLLGGPQAGCIVGRKPLIDKIKRHPLHRALRIDKMTLAALEATLRIYLEGRAHEIPTIAMLCADADTLKKKALRLKRMLKRAAGDFFDIEVVEVEDVVGGGAYPADTLKGYALSIKSNKIKDSELVELLRKKKPPVIATTAGGFVLLHVRTILRNEEGLLIDCLKEVAHERS; encoded by the coding sequence ATGAAGCCTGAAATAAACAAACTTCTCAGAGAGATACCTTCAATGGATGAACTCCTTGCAAGGTCGTGGGTTGCTCCATATGAGGAGAAATTGGGAAGAAATACGGTAAAATCTGTTTTCGCTGACGTGATAGGCGAATACCGTAAAGAAATTCTTAAAGGAACCAAGAAAGGGATTAACGTACCAGAGCTTGAGAAAGAGGTTATAAAGAGGCTTGAAAGATATAAAAGAAATAGTTTGAGAAGGGTCATAAACGCCACCGGAGTTGTTGTACATACTAACTTGGGCAGGTCATGTCTTTCGGAAGAGGTCATAAAGGCGGTCTCTGAGGTCGCAAGAGGTTATAGTAACCTGGAGTATGATCTTGAAAAAGGGGAAAGGGGTCAGAGGCTGGACCATGTGGAGTGGTTGCTGTGCCAATTAACTGGAGCCGATGGGGCAGTTGTAGTTAACAATAACGCAGGTGCGGTGCTTCTTTGTCTTTCGGCTCTTGCCCAAGGTGGCCAAGCCATAATATCAAGAGGAGAACTGGTGGAAATTGGCGGTTCTTTCAGAATTCCTGAGATAATGGCCCAATCTGGAGTCGAAATGGTAGAGGTTGGTACCACCAATAAGACCCATATCAAGGATTACAGGGAAGCAATAACGGAAAGAACGAAAATGCTTCTAAAGGTCCATCCTTCTAATTTTCGTATAATTGGATTCCAAAGTGTGCCCTCAAGAGAAGAGCTTGCGGAAGTAGCAAAGGAAAATGACCTCGTGTTTATGGAGGACCTTGGAAGCGGTGTGTTGGTGGATTTGAGTGTCTGCGGTCTGAAGGGTGAACCCACTGTGGCAAATTGTGTGCGCTCCAACGTGGATGTTGTAACCTTTTCGGGAGATAAACTTTTGGGAGGACCTCAGGCGGGATGCATAGTGGGTAGAAAACCGCTAATAGATAAAATAAAAAGACATCCTCTTCATAGGGCTCTCAGAATTGATAAAATGACCCTCGCGGCACTGGAAGCTACATTGAGGATATATTTAGAAGGCAGAGCCCATGAAATTCCCACTATAGCTATGCTATGTGCCGATGCCGATACCCTCAAGAAAAAAGCTCTAAGGTTGAAAAGGATGCTCAAAAGAGCTGCAGGTGACTTTTTTGATATAGAAGTTGTGGAGGTTGAGGACGTAGTAGGTGGCGGCGCCTACCCTGCGGACACGCTAAAAGGGTATGCGCTCAGTATAAAATCCAACAAGATAAAAGATAGCGAATTGGTGGAGCTGTTGCGAAAGAAAAAGCCTCCTGTTATTGCCACGACAGCGGGTGGTTTCGTACTTTTGCACGTTCGTACTATACTGAGGAATGAAGAGGGACTTCTTATTGATTGTTTAAAGGAGGTAGCCCATGAGCGTTCCTGA
- a CDS encoding selenium metabolism protein YedF (PFAM: SirA-like protein; DsrE/DsrF-like family~TIGRFAM: selenium metabolism protein YedF~InterPro IPR019870~KEGG: aco:Amico_1158 selenium metabolism protein YedF~SPTR: Selenium metabolism protein YedF;~TIGRFAM: selenium metabolism protein YedF), which produces MNIIDARNKPCPKPVMMVKKAVEAGHHPIQVILNSEISATNVKRFMETQGFNIMEENKTNEEITLTFTKDTDTKQSSAHDEVQIELSTKDTALLITTAHLGKNDTDLGEVLMKGFLGTIAEMTTPPKVIALMNEGVLLALPESSTSESLSQIEDKGCRILVCGTCTNHFGVTEKIKVGTISNMYEITEQILEAQKTITIS; this is translated from the coding sequence ATGAATATAATAGACGCAAGAAACAAGCCCTGCCCTAAACCAGTCATGATGGTAAAAAAAGCAGTGGAAGCAGGACATCATCCCATTCAAGTAATTCTCAACAGCGAAATTTCAGCCACGAACGTAAAGCGATTCATGGAAACGCAAGGTTTCAATATCATGGAGGAAAATAAAACCAACGAAGAGATAACGCTCACATTTACCAAAGACACCGACACCAAGCAAAGCTCTGCCCATGATGAGGTTCAAATAGAACTTTCAACTAAAGACACAGCCCTTCTCATAACCACAGCTCATCTAGGTAAAAACGATACCGACCTAGGAGAGGTTTTAATGAAGGGATTCTTGGGCACCATTGCAGAAATGACCACCCCTCCAAAGGTTATAGCACTTATGAACGAAGGGGTTCTGTTGGCATTGCCTGAATCCAGCACTTCCGAAAGCCTATCACAAATTGAAGATAAGGGCTGCCGCATCTTAGTATGCGGCACATGCACAAACCATTTTGGAGTCACAGAAAAAATCAAAGTGGGAACCATTTCCAACATGTACGAAATCACGGAACAAATATTGGAGGCCCAAAAAACCATCACCATATCTTAA
- a CDS encoding oxygen-independent coproporphyrinogen III oxidase (PFAM: Radical SAM superfamily; HemN C-terminal region~TIGRFAM: putative oxygen-independent coproporphyrinogen III oxidase~COGs: COG0635 Coproporphyrinogen III oxidase and related Fe-S oxidoreductase~InterPro IPR006638: IPR004559: IPR007197: IPR010723~KEGG: aco:Amico_1160 oxygen-independent coproporphyrinogen III oxidase~PFAM: HemN domain protein; Radical SAM domain protein~SMART: Elongator protein 3/MiaB/NifB~SPTR: Oxygen-independent coproporphyrinogen III oxidase;~TIGRFAM: oxygen-independent coproporphyrinogen III oxidase~manually curated), which produces MRKFSEGISLYLHVPFCIRKCPYCAFYSVPMSNRELVGVYLDAVELEASKWSNWRTCKRPIRTLYIGGGTPSLLSVGEWERLKNILERNFNLDFLEEATVEANPGSLNEDLLTFWKEWRITRVSIGCQSFDKQDLLILGRPHGALEGMKSLELALVKGFHVSCDLLFGLPGQTIRRWHANLETALRLGVHHVSCYQLTLEEGTQWGKSPPQSIPSGYPFYRWAQYYLEKKGLYQYEIASFALRGFECSHNLGYWYRRDCIGIGPGAWGFIRGRRYKNVSSLKDYVSRLKEGRSIKEWSERLIGLHGALEAAMLGLRTRWGIDEIDLIEEFGKEKAQEVLLRLEDVPEHLLKKKPHKLVLTRRGMRVGNAIWEKLVS; this is translated from the coding sequence TTGAGGAAGTTCTCAGAGGGCATTTCATTGTACCTTCACGTTCCCTTTTGCATTAGGAAGTGCCCTTATTGTGCTTTTTACAGTGTTCCAATGAGCAACCGCGAGCTTGTTGGAGTTTACCTTGATGCTGTGGAGTTGGAAGCTTCGAAGTGGTCTAACTGGAGAACTTGCAAGCGCCCTATAAGGACTCTTTATATTGGTGGCGGAACCCCTTCCTTGCTCTCCGTGGGTGAATGGGAAAGGCTGAAAAACATACTAGAGCGCAATTTTAACCTGGATTTTTTGGAGGAGGCCACCGTAGAAGCAAACCCTGGGTCTTTAAACGAAGACTTGTTGACTTTCTGGAAAGAATGGAGAATAACCCGAGTCAGCATAGGCTGTCAAAGTTTCGATAAACAAGACCTTCTCATTTTAGGTCGTCCCCATGGTGCGCTTGAAGGAATGAAATCCTTGGAGTTGGCGCTTGTAAAGGGGTTTCATGTCAGCTGTGATCTCCTCTTTGGTTTGCCGGGGCAGACTATAAGGAGGTGGCATGCAAACCTAGAGACGGCTTTAAGACTTGGAGTACATCATGTCTCCTGTTACCAACTCACATTGGAGGAGGGCACCCAATGGGGAAAATCTCCTCCCCAAAGCATCCCTTCAGGGTATCCCTTCTATAGGTGGGCTCAATATTATTTAGAAAAAAAAGGTCTTTATCAGTACGAAATTGCCAGTTTTGCGCTAAGAGGCTTTGAATGTAGTCATAATTTGGGTTATTGGTACAGAAGGGACTGCATCGGCATTGGGCCGGGAGCTTGGGGGTTTATAAGGGGAAGAAGATACAAGAACGTTTCCTCTTTGAAAGATTATGTATCAAGACTTAAAGAGGGAAGAAGCATTAAAGAATGGTCCGAGAGACTGATTGGCCTTCATGGGGCATTGGAGGCTGCTATGCTGGGACTTAGGACTAGATGGGGGATAGATGAAATAGACCTGATTGAGGAGTTCGGCAAAGAAAAGGCTCAAGAAGTTCTTCTTAGGCTTGAGGACGTCCCGGAGCATTTGTTGAAAAAAAAGCCGCATAAGCTTGTGCTTACGCGGCGAGGTATGAGAGTCGGAAATGCGATTTGGGAGAAGCTTGTTTCCTAG